The Malus domestica chromosome 10, GDT2T_hap1 genome contains a region encoding:
- the LOC103445394 gene encoding chromatin modification-related protein EAF1 B-like isoform X4, which translates to MHGCSSGSALLVNAEVDSMGGVVDGGVGIGLKTSPRRAAIEKAQAELRQEYDVREQRRRELEFLEKGGNPLDFKIGNGASVSVQSTSLTDQHPEHEAKGSFALTASPHGDSVESSGRPEVPTLCEPNSADNLLLFDGGSDAPEGEMNSVRLSRRNNKGPSEQFSQMDGTQNPKESEDSTMFRPYARRNRSRPNHDGPRSNSVDIQGRGGQGSSLPARGVSKDTKRPISETNNQRDQNIPSGANLKYASSNGDILPKIVTSDNQFDMDLEGVQAPDVITGPMKDGSQNKLDVTPLKSLRDSQRSEPSQIDAQETPIDVVSERSDVAERKLLASSVLECPPCAATTKTENEISSVQVNGFNNLNRESKSVPHEGQISSAALSTKGLDSESSCTQTSVGLDVNNDSDLCTTTRNADNRNIIESSDVDGTRNPAGGLMVQEDKETKAVDSGAIVNDNQASVCQNNSGNREIKVEGDTSESRSELHNEVKFHSNVEGEQPSDPFMSEADKVDEALDNSSNINRENFCTGISQGPQDSSMHEVSETAFSGRDTAAGSDCQTPGVYLKVIDKAHEDSILEEARVIEVKRKRIAELSVRSLPSENRRKSQWDFVLEEMAWLANDFAQERLWKLTTAAQICHRAAFASRLRIESQHHHWELTKVAHDLAKAVNQFWVSAETLLKGDDSSSCQKDCNYNLVESMRIERNETSKDKNGEPNMEPIKYLEPQHPRKDLSLSVQGYAVRFLKYNNSLGPGLQAPTPERISDLGITEMSWEDHLTEENLFYAVPSGAMETYRKSIESHLVQFERTVSSMQEEVETSMYDAGAEFGFQETAYDEDEGETSTYYLPGAFEGSRSLKSNQKKRRNLKLHASRSYEGADLPYGNCTTATQQSMSMGKRPASLNVGSIPTKRTRTASRQRVVSPFGAGPAGNVQAPNRTDASSGDTNSFQDDQSTLHGGSQFQKSMEVESVGDFEKQLPYDYAETSMKPKKKKAKHLGSTYDPGWQLDSAILNEQRDHSKKGLEGHHFESNGTIGLYGQHTAKKPKILKQSLDNTYDSITPMPGSNPSPVASQMSNMSNTSKFIKLIGGRDRGRKTKSLKMSAGQPGSGGPWSLFEDQALVVLVHDMGPNWELISDAINSTLHLKCIFRKPKECKERHKILMDMNSGDGADSAEDSGSSQPYPSTIPGIPKGSARQLFQRLQEPMEEDVLKSHFEKIIKIGQRHHYRRSQNDNQDLKQVTTVHNSHVMALSQVCPNNLNGGVLTPLDLCDTTSSSSDVLGYQGSHSSGLAMSNQGGMASLLPSGANVSIQGSSGMVLGSNLPSPSGSLSANVRDGRYGSPRTSSLPVDEQQKMQHYNQMLSGRNIQQSGLSVPGALPGTDRGVRIVPGGNGMSMMCGMNRGMPTSRPGFQGMTSPSMLNSGSMLSSSMVGIPSPVNMHSGAGSGQGNLMIRPRDALHMMRPGHNPEHQRQLMVPELQMQVTQGNGQGVTPFNMLSSGFPNQTTPPSAQTYPGHTHQQHQISPQQSHALSNPHNPHLQGPNHATGPQQQAYAIRVAKERLQQRYLHQQQQFSASNSLVPHVQTQAQLPMSSTLQNSSQLQSQTSPHPVPMSPMTPSSPRTPMSSQHQQKHHLPSHGLSRNPGASGMANQMGKQRQRQPQQHHLQQSGRHHPQQRQLTQSQQQAKLSKGMGRGNSMVHQNLSIDPIDPSQLNGLMPPGSQALEKGEQIMQLMQGQGAYSGSGLNPVTSKPLVPQSANHSQLQQKLLSSAPTPPSNQLQQMPSHSDNITQGQVPPVSSSHMISASHQTGSPSGMASNHQQVQPQSQPLPQQQQKQANQTQPYVQRVVQHNCQVNSEIPNKSQNDPTQADEQPVNGASQVGVNMVIPQSCTDSSSVVPSSEAVYDANMPNSTAQVGPIGSPAQTNTSGNVPGPPISQGLGPRKLSGNLLSHGHNVGAQWQQQQQLLQRSPSLPSPSQQQYQQQEQQQQQEQEPPQHQLTLQQQSQQQMQHLQAGQGSLYMMSGNSTPE; encoded by the exons ATGCATGGATGTAGCTCAGGATCTGCTCTCCTAGTAAATGCAGAGGTTGATTCCATGGGTGGAGTGGTTGATGGTGGAGTTGGTATTGGTTTGAAAACCTCTCCACGCCGAGCAGCAATTGAGAAGGCCCAAGCAGAGCTTAG GCAGGAGTATGATGTGAGGGAGCAAAGAAGAAGGGAGCTAGAATTTCTTGAGAAA GGTGGCAATCCTTTGGACTTCAAGATTGGGAATGGAGCTTCTGTTAGTGTCCAGTCTACTTCACTCACTGATCAGCATCCAGAACA TGAAGCAAAAGGTAGTTTTGCGTTGACTGCATCACCACATGGGGACTCTGTTGAAAGTAGTGGTCGACCAGAGGTTCCTACACTTTGTGAACCCAACAGCGCTGATAATCTTTTACTATTTGATGGCGGCAGTGATGCTCCTGAAGGGGAAATGAATTCTGTGCGTCTTAGTAGAAGGAATAACAAAGGTCCATCAGAACAGTTTTCCCAGATGGATGGGACTCAAAACCCCAAGGAATCAGAAGACTCGACTATGTTCCGTCCATATGCTCGAAGGAACAGGTCTAGACCAAATCATGATGGCCCTCGATCAAATTCAGTAGATATACAGGGTCGTGGTGGTCAGGGATCTTCTTTACCTGCCCGTGGGGTGTCAAAGGATACTAAGAGGCCGATATCTGAAACAAACAACCAAAGGGACCAGAATATACCTTCTGGTGCTAACCTAAAGTATGCGAGTTCAAATGGTGATATTCTTCCCAAGATTGTAACTTCTGATAATCAGTTTGATATGGACTTGGAGGGGGTGCAAGCCCCTGACGTAATTACTGGTCCAATGAAAGATGGATCTCAAAACAAATTGGATGTTACACCTCTTAAAAGTTTGAGGGATAGCCAGCGTAGTGAACCATCTCAGATTGATGCTCAGGAAACCCCCATTGATGTTGTTTCTGAGAGATCTGATGTTGCAGAAAGGAAACTACTAGCATCATCCGTCCTTGAGTGTCCTCCCTGTGCTGCTACAACAAAGACTGAAAATGAAATTAGTTCGGTGCAGGTCAATGGGTTTAACAATTTAAATAGAGAGAGTAAAAGTGTGCCACATGAAGGTCAAATTAGCAGTGCAGCTCTAAGCACGAAGGGTTTAGATTCAGAGTCTTCTTGCACCCAAACTAGTGTAGGATTAGATGTAAATAATGATAGTGACTTGTGTACTACTACGAGGAACGCTGATAATAGAAATATTATCGAATCATCAGATGTGGATGGGACACGAAATCCAGCTGGTGGCTTAATGGTACAAGAAGATAAGGAAACCAAAGCTGTTGATAGTGGTGCTATTGTTAATGATAATCAGGCTTCTGTTTGTCAAAACAACTCTGGGAATAGGGAAATCAAAGTTGAGGGAGACACAAGTGAAAGTAGATCCGAGTTACATAATGAAGTTAAGTTCCATTCAAATGTTGAGGGAGAACAACCAAGTGACCCTTTTATGTCAGAAGCTGATAAGGTGGATGAAGCTTTGGATAATAGTTCCAACATCAACAGAGAGAACTTTTGCACTGGCATATCCCAGGGTCCTCAAGATTCATCAATGCATGAGGTTTCTGAGACTGCGTTTTCAGGGAGAGATACTGCTGCAGGTTCTGACTGTCAGACTCCTGGAGTTTACTTGAAAGTGATAGACAAGGCACATGAAGATTCTATTCTGGAAGAGGCTCGAGTTATAGAG GTTAAGCGTAAGAGGATTGCCGAATTATCAGTTCGTTCTTTACCATCGGAGAATCGCCGAAAGTCTCAGTGGGATTTTGTCCTGGAGGAAATGGCTTGGTTGGCAAATGATTTTGCGCAG GAGCGTCTTTGGAAGCTTACTACCGCTGCGCAAATATGTCATCGTGCTGCTTTTGCTTCTCGGTTGAGAATTGAATCCCAACATCATCATTGGGAGCTAACAAAAGTGGCTCATGACCTGGCAAAGGCTGTCAACCAATTTTGGGTTTCAGCTGAGACCCTTCTGAAGGGTGATGATTCAAGCTCTTGTCAAAAGGACTGTAACTACAATTTGGTTGAATCAATGAGGATTGAAAGGAACGAAACTTCCAAAGACAAGAATGGGGAACCTAAtatg GAGCCAATCAAATATTTGGAGCCACAGCATCCCCGAAAAGATCTTTCACTCTCAGTGCAGGGATATGCagtgagatttttgaagtataACAACTCTCTGGGTCCTGGCCTTCAAGCTCCTACTCCTGAGAGAATTTCTGATTTAGGCATTACAGAAATGTCGTGGGAGGATCATCTTACAGAG GAAAACCTCTTTTATGCAGTTCCCTCTGGTGCAATGGAAACCTATAGAAAATCAATTGAATCTCATTTGGTTCAGTTTGAG AGAACCGTCAGTAGCATGCAAGAGGAGGTCGAGACATCTATGTATGATGCAGGAGCGG AGTTTGGTTTTCAAGAGACTGCATATGATGAGGATGAAGGAGAAACAAGCACCTATTATTTGCCTGGAGCATTTGAAGGTAGCAGGTCATTAAAATCTAACCAGAAGAAACGAAGGAACTTGAAGTTACATGCTTCTAGGTCATATGAAGGAGCTGATCTGCCTTACGGGAACTGCACGACTGCAACTCAGCAGTCCATGTCGATGGGGAAAAGGCCTGCTAGTCTCAATGTTGGTTCAATTCCAACAAAACGCACACGCACTGCTTCCAGGCAGAGGGTCGTTAGTCCATTTGGTGCTGGGCCTGCTGGGAATGTTCAGGCCCCGAATAGGACTGATGCTTCAAGTGGTGATACTAATTCTTTTCAGGATGATCAGAGTACTTTACATGGCGGATCTCAGTTCCAGAAAAGTATGGAGGTTGAGTCTGTTGGGGACTTTGAGAAGCAGTTACCATATGACTATGCAGAAACATCAATGAAGCCTAAAAAGAAGAAGGCCAAACATCTG GGTTCTACCTATGATCCAGGATGGCAACTGGATTCTGCTATCCTGAACGAACAG AGGGATCATTCCAAAAAGGGATTGGAGGGTCATCATTTTGAGTCCAATGGAACAATTG GTTTATATGGGCAACATACAGCCAAGAAGCCAAAGATATTAAAGCAATCTCTAGATAATACTTATGACAGTATTACTCCAATGCCTGGGTCCAATCCTTCTCCAGTGGCATCCCAAATGAGTAATATGTCCAATACCAGTAAATTTATTAAGTTGATTGGTGGTCGAGATAGGGGACGGAAAACTAAATCACTAAAG ATGTCTGCTGGGCAGCCAGGTTCTGGAGGTCCATGGTCCCTTTTTGAAGATCAG GCACTTGTTGTTCTTGTACATGATATGGGCCCAAATTGGGAACTCATAAGCGATGCAATCAACAGCACACTGCACTTGAAG TGTATTTTTCGCAAGCCTAAAGAGTGCAAGGAGCGTCACAAAATATTAATGGATATGAATTCTGGTGATGGGGCTGATAGTGCTGAAGATTCAGGATCTTCTCAGCCTTATCCATCTACAATACCAGGCATTCCAAAG GGCAGTGCCAGGCAATTATTTCAACGCTTGCAAGAGCCCATGGAAGAGGATGTTCTCAAGTCTcattttgagaaaataattaaGATTGGTCAGAGGCATCATTATCGGAGGAGTCAG AATGATAACCAGGATCTGAAACAAGTAACGACTGTCCACAATTCTCATGTTATGGCCCTTTCCCAAGTCTGTCCAAATAACTTGAATGGAGGTGTTCTAAC TCCCCTGGATCTGTGTGATACCACTTCATCAAGCTCGGATGTCCTTGGGTATCAAGGCTCTCATTCTAGTGGTTTAGCAATGTCAAATCAGGGTGGGATGGCATCACTACTTCCTTCTGGGGCAAATGTCTCAATACAGGGATCTTCTGGTATGGTTCTTGGAAGCAACTTGCCATCCCCGTCTGGTTCACTCAGTGCCAATGTCAG AGATGGTAGATATGGTAGTCCAAGAACATCTTCATTGCCAGTCGACGAGCAGCAAAAAATGCAGCACTACAATCAAATGTTGTCTGGTAGAAACATTCAGCAGTCTGGCTTGTCTGTGCCTGGAGCTCTTCCAGGAACTGATCGTGGAGTTCGTATAGTTCCTGGTGGAAATGGTATGAGCATGATGTGTGGGATGAACAGAGGCATGCCAACTTCAAGGCCAGGGTTTCAGGGGATGACTTCACCATCTATGCTAAATTCTGGGAGTATGCTTTCATCCAGTATGGTGGGGATACCAAGCCCTGTAAATATGCACTCTGGAGCTGGTTCTGGTCAGGGAAACTTGATGATAAGACCCCGTGATGCTTTGCATATGATGCGG CCTGGCCATAATCCGGAGCATCAAAGGCAACTTATGGTTCCAGAACTTCAAATGCAGGTCACGCAAGGGAATGGCCAAGGTGTTACTCCATTCAATATGCTGAGTTCTGGTTTTCCTAATCAGACAACTCCGCCATCTGCTCAAACATATCCAGGCCATACTCACCAGCAGCATCAGATATCCCCACAACAGTCCCATGCACTCAGCAACCCTCATAACCCTCATCTTCAAGGCCCGAATCATGCTACGGGGCCGCAGCAGCAAGCCTATGCCATCCGTGTTGCAAAAGAAAGGCTGCAACAGCGGTATTTGCATCAACAGCAACAGTTTTCTGCATCTAATTCTTTGGTGCCACACGTCCAGACGCAGGCTCAACTTCCCATGTCATCAACTTTGCAAAATAGTTCCCAACTTCAGTCACAAACTTCTCCTCACCCGGTACCTATGTCCCCTATGACACCATCTTCCCCAAGGACTCCCATGTCATCCCAGCACCAGCAGAAACATCATCTGCCATCCCACGGCCTTAGCCGGAATCCTGGTGCTAGTGGGATGGCCAATCAGATGGGGAAGCAACGACAAAGACAACCACAGCAGCACCATCTTCAACAATCTGGTAGACACCACCCTCAACAACGGCAACTTACGCAGTCTCAGCAGCAGGCTAAACTTTCAAAGGGAATGGGAAGAGGCAATTCAATGGTGCATCAGAACCTCTCCATTGATCCTATTGATCCTTCTCAACTTAATGGGCTTATGCCTCCAGGAAGCCAAGCTCTTGAGAAAGGAGAACAAATCATGCAGTTGATGCAAGGTCAAGGTGCATATTCTGGGTCTGGCCTTAATCCAGTAACATCGAAACCATTGGTCCCCCAATCAGCAAACCATTCTCAGTTGCAGCAAAAGTTACTTTCTAGTGCACCAACCCCTCCATCAAACCAACTCCAGCAAATGCCTTCTCATTCTGATAATATCACTCAAGGCCAGGTTCCACCAGTTTCTTCTAGTCATATGATATCTGCTTCACATCAAACTGGCTCTCCATCAGGTATGGCTTCCAACCACCAGCAAGTGCAGCCGCAGTCACAGCCACTGCCACAGCAACAACAAAAGCAAGCTAATCAAACTCAGCCTTATGTTCAGAGAGTTGTGCAGCACAATTGCCAAGTGAACTCGGAGATTCCAAATAAGTCTCAAAATGATCCAACTCAAGCTGATGAGCAGCCTGTAAATGGTGCTTCGCAGGTGGGTGTGAACATGGTGATTCCTCAGTCCTGTACTGATTCATCTAGTGTAGTGCCATCATCAGAAGCAGTTTATGATGCTAACATGCCGAATTCAACCGCTCAAGTGGGTCCCATTGGGAGCCCTGCACAAACTAATACTTCTGGGAATGTGCCTGGGCCACCTATCAGTCAAGGGTTAGGCCCAAGAAAGTTATCTGGTAACTTGCTCTCTCATGGACATAATGTTGGAGCACAgtggcagcagcagcagcagctacTGCAGCGGTCTCCTTCACTGCCGTCCCCATCCCAACAACAGTACCAGCAACAAgaacaacagcagcagcaggaACAAGAGCCACCCCAACATCAACTGACTCTGCAACAGCAGTCTCAGCAGCAAATGCAGCATCTGCAAGCAGGGCAAGGAAGTTTGTATATGATGTCTGGTAATTCAACACCAGAATGA